The bacterium genome includes a region encoding these proteins:
- a CDS encoding DUF2878 domain-containing protein produces the protein MKNRFADDRLKVFINAIGYMVVWWGSVLAARNDFWWFGPLLAILFMSWHIASKTFIKGEFLVTGVIVISGFLFDSVLTALNFVEYKSSWGENAIVAPLWIGGIWLGFALTVNHSFKSILSRPIVAILLGLIGGPLTYRGAAGLGAISLTRPAIALITLGVAWGVMMWLMSKHAIIKGRR, from the coding sequence ATGAAGAATCGATTTGCTGATGACCGGCTGAAAGTGTTTATCAACGCCATAGGATACATGGTCGTTTGGTGGGGAAGTGTTCTTGCTGCCCGAAATGACTTCTGGTGGTTCGGACCGCTTCTTGCTATCCTCTTCATGAGTTGGCACATCGCATCGAAAACGTTCATCAAAGGCGAATTTCTCGTGACAGGGGTGATTGTCATCTCTGGATTCCTTTTCGATAGTGTACTTACAGCTTTGAATTTTGTTGAGTATAAATCCAGCTGGGGAGAAAACGCTATTGTTGCTCCACTGTGGATTGGCGGAATTTGGCTCGGATTCGCTCTGACTGTTAACCATTCCTTCAAATCAATCCTGAGCCGGCCGATTGTCGCGATTCTTCTTGGGCTAATTGGAGGTCCACTGACTTATCGTGGTGCCGCTGGTCTCGGTGCAATATCGCTTACCCGGCCTGCAATAGCGTTGATCACCTTGGGAGTTGCTTGGGGCGTAATGATGTGGCTGATGAGTAAACACGCAATCATTAAGGGGCGTAGATGA
- a CDS encoding acyl-CoA desaturase — translation MLIFFIGHWFSSLFVQTFFLHRFASHRMFKLSERWLKFWYVTTVILQGVSFLNPRAYAILHRRHHAYSDGVLDPHSPMRHRNVFSLMRETYENYLTALSRNNKEFEKYGSNIPEWPWLDRLADQWSVRIGFVVVYTLIYIVFAPSIWWFLLLPIHFIMGPIHGAIVNWGGHKYGYVNHPDTGDHSRNTLPFDFLTLGELFQNNHHHSPGRLNFAHRWYEIDPVYWVIRLMAVIGLVQITDTKLKQI, via the coding sequence ATGTTGATATTCTTCATAGGACATTGGTTCTCATCACTTTTTGTGCAGACCTTTTTTTTGCACCGGTTCGCCTCACACCGGATGTTTAAACTATCAGAGCGCTGGTTGAAATTTTGGTATGTAACTACGGTGATACTTCAGGGGGTTTCGTTCTTGAACCCCCGCGCTTATGCGATTTTACATCGACGTCATCACGCGTATAGCGATGGAGTGTTAGATCCACATTCACCGATGCGACATCGAAATGTTTTCAGTTTAATGAGAGAAACATACGAAAATTACCTGACTGCTCTATCACGAAACAACAAGGAATTCGAGAAATACGGCAGCAATATTCCCGAGTGGCCTTGGTTAGACCGGCTTGCCGACCAGTGGAGTGTTCGTATTGGATTTGTGGTAGTTTACACGCTGATTTACATAGTATTTGCCCCCTCCATCTGGTGGTTTCTGTTGTTACCGATTCACTTCATTATGGGTCCGATCCATGGTGCGATTGTGAATTGGGGAGGACACAAGTATGGATATGTCAATCATCCTGATACTGGTGATCACTCACGAAACACACTCCCCTTTGATTTTTTAACTTTAGGGGAACTTTTCCAGAATAATCATCATCATTCACCGGGACGGTTAAACTTTGCACACCGCTGGTACGAGATTGATCCAGTTTACTGGGTGATTCGTTTAATGGCAGTTATCGGGTTGGTTCAGATTACAGATACAAAGCTGAAGCAGATTTGA
- a CDS encoding DUF1295 domain-containing protein: MNTEILLIEIGALIGYLIVTWLVSVKLRDVSIIDIAWGPGFGVVALVHFVTGEVHWRAWLVFGLTIIWGGRLAFHIWSRHRGKPEDSRYRKWREEGGQNWWWTSFFRVFLLQGVLLWVIARPLAVSMQTAPEFWTLWDTIGIVIWTIGFIIEMTADGQLAKYLKLQQRESFLRTGLWKYSRHPNYFGEALLWWGFGAFGVAAGYDWILISPVMITLLLRFFSGVPLLERSMRTKPGYNEYSQRTNAFIPWIPKKVSQ, encoded by the coding sequence ATGAACACTGAGATACTGCTGATCGAGATTGGCGCTTTGATTGGATATCTAATTGTTACATGGTTAGTGAGTGTGAAGTTACGTGATGTCAGCATCATTGATATTGCGTGGGGTCCGGGATTCGGTGTGGTTGCGCTGGTACATTTTGTGACCGGCGAGGTACACTGGCGGGCTTGGTTAGTTTTTGGACTGACAATTATATGGGGAGGTAGATTGGCTTTCCATATCTGGAGCAGACATCGTGGAAAACCCGAAGACTCCCGCTATCGGAAATGGCGCGAAGAAGGCGGTCAAAACTGGTGGTGGACGAGTTTCTTCCGGGTCTTTCTGCTTCAAGGCGTTCTGCTTTGGGTGATAGCGAGACCACTCGCGGTTTCCATGCAAACTGCTCCCGAATTTTGGACACTTTGGGATACGATTGGCATTGTGATTTGGACTATCGGTTTTATTATCGAGATGACTGCTGATGGACAACTTGCAAAGTACCTCAAACTTCAACAGCGTGAGTCGTTTCTAAGGACGGGACTTTGGAAGTATTCGAGACATCCAAATTACTTCGGCGAAGCTTTACTTTGGTGGGGATTTGGAGCGTTTGGGGTGGCTGCCGGATACGATTGGATATTGATTTCGCCGGTAATGATAACACTGCTTTTGAGATTCTTCTCAGGCGTTCCATTGCTGGAGCGGAGTATGAGAACCAAACCTGGTTACAACGAGTACTCGCAACGTACAAATGCGTTCATCCCTTGGATTCCCAAGAAGGTATCGCAATGA
- a CDS encoding lipocalin family protein — protein MKRRCLTAILALTVLSSSCFQAKQMGELNKVSTIDPTRFMGDWYVVANIPTFIEKGAVNAIETYSLREDGDVDIRFTFRKGTPTGELKTYTAKGFVVDRSTFSEWRVQFFWPIKFPYYVLDLDQEYTYTVVGTSNRSYAWIMTREPNPPDSLIQHLISKLEKAGFDPFKIQRVPQTWTKDIQ, from the coding sequence ATGAAGAGACGTTGTTTAACCGCAATTCTTGCACTAACTGTACTGAGTTCATCCTGTTTTCAGGCAAAACAAATGGGTGAGTTGAACAAAGTTTCCACTATTGATCCAACTCGATTCATGGGCGACTGGTATGTTGTAGCCAACATTCCAACGTTTATTGAGAAAGGGGCAGTGAATGCCATTGAAACTTATTCGCTGCGGGAAGACGGCGACGTCGACATTCGATTCACTTTTCGTAAAGGGACCCCTACCGGTGAACTGAAAACCTATACGGCTAAGGGGTTTGTGGTGGATCGCTCGACGTTTTCAGAATGGCGGGTTCAGTTCTTTTGGCCAATCAAGTTCCCATATTACGTGCTCGATCTGGATCAGGAGTACACTTATACCGTCGTCGGAACGTCTAACCGAAGCTATGCTTGGATAATGACACGGGAACCGAATCCTCCCGATTCACTAATACAACATCTGATTTCCAAGCTTGAAAAAGCTGGATTTGACCCGTTTAAGATCCAGCGAGTTCCACAAACGTGGACAAAAGATATCCAGTGA